The following is a genomic window from Parafrankia discariae.
CCGGAGGTGATCGTCCTCGCCGTCCGCTGGTACCTGCGGTACGCGCTGTCCTACCGGGATGTCGAGGAGCTCCTCGCCGAACGCGGCCTCGATGTTGATCACGTCACGGTGTATCGGTGGGTGCGGCGCTTCACGCCTCTGCTGGTCGAGGCTGCTCGGCCGTGTCGGCACCGGCCCGGGGACAGGTGGTTCGTCGATGAAACGTACGTCAAGGTCGCCGGCCGATGGACCTACCTCTACCGGGCCGTCGACCAGCATGGCCAGGTCATCGACGTCCTCGCCAGCACACGACGCGACCAAGCCGCTGCCCAGCGCTTCTTCGGTCGGGCGCTAACGCAGGGGCGCCGGCCGGCCGAGGTCACCACCGACAAGGCACCCGTCTACCCGCGGATCCTCGACGAGCTGCTCCCCGAGGCCTGTCACGTGGATGCCGCCCGGGAGAACAACCGGATCGAAGCCGACCACAGCCGGTTGAAAGCACGGCTCCGGCCGATGCTCGGGCTGAAACGCCTCCGCTCGGTCCAGACCGTCAGCGCCGGACACGCCCTGGTGCAGAACATCCGCCGCGGCCACTACGAACTCGCCATCGACACCCACCCGCCGCTGAGGCTGGCCGCCGCGTTCACCGAACTCGCCGCAGCCGTCTGACCGGCGATCATCGAGGCCGCTGGCATGTCCAACTTTCCCGTAATGCAACAGCGCCGTCGCGCCTACGGCACCGATGGCGCGCGGTGCGCGCTCGGTTCGGTGAAGACGAACCTGGGG
Proteins encoded in this region:
- a CDS encoding IS6 family transposase, producing PEVIVLAVRWYLRYALSYRDVEELLAERGLDVDHVTVYRWVRRFTPLLVEAARPCRHRPGDRWFVDETYVKVAGRWTYLYRAVDQHGQVIDVLASTRRDQAAAQRFFGRALTQGRRPAEVTTDKAPVYPRILDELLPEACHVDAARENNRIEADHSRLKARLRPMLGLKRLRSVQTVSAGHALVQNIRRGHYELAIDTHPPLRLAAAFTELAAAV